The Kineothrix sp. IPX-CK genomic interval CAACGATAATAGCGCCGATCAAGCTGTCTCTCTTCAAGTCGATGCCTTCGCTGAATATCCCTCCAAGCACGCAAAAACCCAGCAGGCTCTTTTCATCCTCTATCTCCACATCCATACGAATCATCTGGGACAAATCGCAGTCGTCGTTCCACGCAAAACGGTTTAGGAATTCCTCTCTCGACCGTTCATCCATACGGTCCTCCTGAAGAATACATTCCACGCTTCCTTTATCTGCAAAATAGTCCTCAAATATCTCATATACCTTCTGCAAAAAAGCATGAGAAGGAAAGAATATCATATAATTTCCATGCCGGTTCTTCACGATCTCATGGATGTAGGAGGCAATATTGTAATATTCCATATCTGTCCGTCTCGTATATCTGCTTGTCACATCACTTCCGATAAAAAGCGCCTTTCTTTCAGGGTCGAACACTGACTTGGCATATACCTCGTAATCTCCTCCTTCGCCGCCCAAGAGACCTTTATAATACTGAATCGGAAGCAGGGTTGCGGAGAACAAAATAGTACTTCTTCCCTTCGCCATACATTCCCGTAGGTTCACCGCCGGATTCACACAAAAAAGCTTTAAATTAAAGCTTCCATCCTCCCGCATTTCCGAGTAAACGACGTAATTCTCATCCACCCTCTCATAAATATCAAGAAAGTGAGATACCGCGAAGTAAAAGTCCAGAATTTCTGCCCTTATCTCATTTTCATGTACCGCATGCCGGCCTTCATACTCCTCCAAATAAGTCTCCATCACAGAGCTAAGCCTCTGCAACGCCATAACAAAGGGTGAGATATACTCTTCAATCCGATAGTTTGTACACTCCCGCTTCAAAGCTAACAGCTCTTTGTTGCATTTCTCCAGATAATGCTCCATTTTGCCGTCAATCTCTTTTACGCTCTTCTTTAATTTCAGGAAATCTTCCTTGCAAAGCACTGCACTGTACATTTCCCTGCCGCGGTCAACCAGATTGTGGGCTTCGTCGATAAGAAAAATATAATCGCCCTTTACTCCATCCGCGAAAAAGCGTTTCAAATACACATGCGGATCAAACACATAATTATAATCGCAGATAACGGCATCGGAAAACAAGCTCATATCCAGACACAACTCGAAAGGGCATACCTGATGGGCCTTTGCATACTCTTCGATCGCCTCTCTGGAGAAATTGTCCGAGTGGGTCAACAAATCATATATTGCCTCGTTAATACGGTCATAATGCCCTTTCGCATACGGACAGTACTCAGGATTACATTCCGTTTCCTCCATAAAGCAGATTTTTTCCTTGGCCGTCAGTATCACAGACTTCATTTGCAGCCCTTTTCCCCTCAACAGCTGAAAGGTATCGTCGGCAACGGTTCTGGTAATGGTCTTCGCCGTCAAATAAAAGATCCTTTCGCCTAATCCCTCACCCAAGGCCTTAATTGCAGGAAAAACTGTGGAAATCGTCTTGCCGACTCCCGTAGGCGCTTCTATAAAAAGTTTTTTACCGTGGTAAATACTCTGATATACATAGGTCACCAGATCCTTCTGCCCCTCTCTGTACGGAAACGGGAAAGAAAGATCTTTAATGGACTGCGTCATGCTTCGCTTCCACTGGAACTCGAAGTCAGTCCACCTTTTATATTGCGTCAAGATATCCTCGAACCACTCTTTTAATTCCATAAAGGTATAGCTGGAATGAAAATACTTGATTTCCTCCGTATCCAGATTACAGTAGGTCATACGGACGCAAATTTCCTTCAGTTTATTTTTATCGGCATAAATATACGCATAGCACTTCGCCTGCGCCAGATGGACGGCGAAAGCCTCTTTGATTTTCTTAAGCTCCAGATAAGTCCCCTTGATTTCATCCACCGTTACCGGAGTCGCTTCCGTACCGTCTATGATTCCGTCTGCTCTGCCTTCTACGACAACAGTATATTCCTCCGTCTCATACGGATGCCTGAGAACTACCTCCGCATGATAATCGGACCCCATTCGCCTTTGTATCATCCTATGCACCCGGCTGCCTTCCTGCATCGCCTGATCCGGTGCCGTGGTCCTTCTATTATCGATATTCCCGGAACGCAGTACGAATTCTACCAGATTGCGGACGGATATATGTATTTCTTCCTTTTTATTCTGTTCCATATTTATACCCCATATCCAATCTCTTCTCTCCAAATCCTCAACCAATATAATCCATTCCACAATAGCCCCATAGAACGGAAAAAATAGCGCATATATATCATTGCGGCGGTTATCAGGTCTACCATGTTTGGTTTGGCTGCGACCGCCTATGACGCTGGAAACCGCTAGCTGCCTTAACATAGCAACATACTGGAGATAATATGATGCTTTCTTCTGGAGCAGAGACAGTACTGAAATCATATTGTCCATCCTGCGCTTTCCAATTAAGCAAATCAGCATAGAATTTTGCGAGTCTTGATGGTTCTGTACAGTCCAAAACAATACCCTGTAATTTTACTTTTGGTGCCATAACATTAAACTCTCCTCTTGTTCTTGACTTAATAATTGAATTTCATTTCCAAACACTTTCGCAGCCAAGTATTTCGGCAGCACAGCTTTTAT includes:
- a CDS encoding ATP-dependent DNA helicase — translated: MEQNKKEEIHISVRNLVEFVLRSGNIDNRRTTAPDQAMQEGSRVHRMIQRRMGSDYHAEVVLRHPYETEEYTVVVEGRADGIIDGTEATPVTVDEIKGTYLELKKIKEAFAVHLAQAKCYAYIYADKNKLKEICVRMTYCNLDTEEIKYFHSSYTFMELKEWFEDILTQYKRWTDFEFQWKRSMTQSIKDLSFPFPYREGQKDLVTYVYQSIYHGKKLFIEAPTGVGKTISTVFPAIKALGEGLGERIFYLTAKTITRTVADDTFQLLRGKGLQMKSVILTAKEKICFMEETECNPEYCPYAKGHYDRINEAIYDLLTHSDNFSREAIEEYAKAHQVCPFELCLDMSLFSDAVICDYNYVFDPHVYLKRFFADGVKGDYIFLIDEAHNLVDRGREMYSAVLCKEDFLKLKKSVKEIDGKMEHYLEKCNKELLALKRECTNYRIEEYISPFVMALQRLSSVMETYLEEYEGRHAVHENEIRAEILDFYFAVSHFLDIYERVDENYVVYSEMREDGSFNLKLFCVNPAVNLRECMAKGRSTILFSATLLPIQYYKGLLGGEGGDYEVYAKSVFDPERKALFIGSDVTSRYTRRTDMEYYNIASYIHEIVKNRHGNYMIFFPSHAFLQKVYEIFEDYFADKGSVECILQEDRMDERSREEFLNRFAWNDDCDLSQMIRMDVEIEDEKSLLGFCVLGGIFSEGIDLKRDSLIGAIIVGTGLPLVCNEREILKNYFDEKGGSGFDYAYRYPGMNKVLQAAGRVIRTAEDVGLVALLDDRFLNHSYQKMFPREWEHFEVVTADLVAKRVERFWDGWL
- a CDS encoding VOC family protein, producing MAPKVKLQGIVLDCTEPSRLAKFYADLLNWKAQDGQYDFSTVSAPEESIILSPVCCYVKAASGFQRHRRSQPNQTW